CACATGCTTTTTTGAAATATCCCGACCTCTTAACATCCATTTTTGAATTTTTTCTCTTGGTGAGGTTTGAGCAAAACTAATGGCTAACTTTGTGCCCATGATATTGGTTTGGATATTCATGAATAAATGGGATATTTCCACCGCATTTAAAGGTCTCTGTTTATTAAAAATAGAAGTGCCACCTAGATATTTTTGAGTGTCTACATAATCCGTTTGTGTTGGGTAAGGGATATAAGGCGCTCTAACAAATAATCCTTTTGAAAGAGCCACTGTTGAACTGCGCTCGTATAGTTCTGATGTTTCGTTTAAACCTACTCTGTAATATGCTCTCATATCCTCTCTAGCGCTCATCGAAATAAATCCACCGTATCCTAGTAACCCAATTTTAGCCATATGATTGATATATGTTAGCATAAAGGGGTCTGTATAGAGAGCAGGCGCGTTAAAATTAACATCGTCATTAAAAGTAAATCCTGTAGGTATAGGGATTTGTTCCTCTTTAAAAATCGTTGTTAACTTTTCTAAATGGGTAGATGAAAGGTTATAAGAAAATTGGACAACTGACTTAATTTCTTCATCTTGTACATGTCTTAAGAAATAACCTAACACACACTTGGACATACTATCATTCATATAGCTAGTCCATATCGAAGCTATTTCAGATGAAGTTAATTTTGCTTGATATTCAGGCATAGGGGATGAACCTCCAAAGAATATTTTTTATGAGATGAGTATATTCTTTGTTTAAAAATTGGATATTATGACAGAAGCCAGAGAAAGAATTTTCCTCTGGCTTCTGTCATATTTTAATTTATGGATAGAAATGATAGCTATTCTAAAAGGAACTTCTATAAAACACCGCCATTGATTCGTTTAAATTTCTCTTTTTAAATAACATAAGTAACGAACACTGGTTTATTTAACATGACATAATATTTATCATTACTTAATTCTTTTAAGATAAGTGGGTTTATCTAATCTTAAGTTTCTTCTTTTAATTTCCTTATAAATAATTCGCTCAAGTTCATCATTGAGTTCTTGCTCCACAACTTGA
This DNA window, taken from Priestia filamentosa, encodes the following:
- a CDS encoding DUF3231 family protein: MPEYQAKLTSSEIASIWTSYMNDSMSKCVLGYFLRHVQDEEIKSVVQFSYNLSSTHLEKLTTIFKEEQIPIPTGFTFNDDVNFNAPALYTDPFMLTYINHMAKIGLLGYGGFISMSAREDMRAYYRVGLNETSELYERSSTVALSKGLFVRAPYIPYPTQTDYVDTQKYLGGTSIFNKQRPLNAVEISHLFMNIQTNIMGTKLAISFAQTSPREKIQKWMLRGRDISKKHVDIFTKILLENDIQPPVSSDVAITNSTTPPFSDKLTMFHMGFMNAAGSGNYATAAAASQRNDLISNYERLSLEIAQYAKDGAELMIDHAWMEQPPPTIDKDQLTNKKDTMK
- the sda gene encoding sporulation histidine kinase inhibitor Sda codes for the protein MMMSPWFLTPNDTLIRLYRQVVEQELNDELERIIYKEIKRRNLRLDKPTYLKRIK